Proteins found in one Megachile rotundata isolate GNS110a chromosome 14, iyMegRotu1, whole genome shotgun sequence genomic segment:
- the LOC100876848 gene encoding estradiol 17-beta-dehydrogenase 11 isoform X2, which yields MILWFLHRESACQDAMLFTTDKSLMVNPKMEYPSTNFWVFFTVEFLMGVLLSGFLAILKIVKSSLPKPPRDLTGDVVVIAGATSSLGESLAGEFARNRCTVVCMDNDSKLVDETVCRLQKNYHAIQEIPPKHKTDDSLEHDATIIPYRCDLLDKNDIRRTAEKIKEDVGRVDILITCVGNPNQDIFDTASRTLMSHFWTVMTFLPLLLCRKRAHIVGVTPVVSNEDAYHGSRAAIAGLMESLWEVLGNHSGQLTFLAFSPIAQCRTLKQSEERIARNIVRAVRTDQSTLNSSWISRFLYQTSCVIHYGITLLTQWIHSHRCGDSR from the exons ATGATTTTATGGTTCTTACACCGTGAGTCAGCTTGCCAA gACGCGATGCTGTTTACGACAGATAAATCACTGATGGTAAATCCGAAAATGGAATATCCTTCGACGAACTTCTGGGTATTTTTCACTGTTGAATTTTTGATGGGCGTGCTTCTATCTGGTTTTTTAGCTATTCTCAAAATAGTGAAGTCATCGTTGCCAAAACCGCCGAGGGATTTGACCGGAGATGTAGTCGTG ATAGCAGGCGCCACATCGTCTCTTGGTGAATCACTCGCGGGAGAATTCGCGAGGAATCGGTGCACCGTGGTTTGCATGGATAATGACTCGAAATTGGTAGATGAAACAGTCTGCAGACTACAAAAAAATTATCACGCGATTCAGGAAATTCCGCCTAAACACAAAACAGACGATTCATTGGAGCATGATGCAACGATTATACCTTATCGCTGTGACTTACTGGACAAAAATGATATACGAAGAACAGCGGAAAAGATCAAGGAAGACGTTGGAAGAGTCGATATCTTAATTACCTGTGTTGGTAATCCTAATCAGGATATCTTTGATACGGCTAGCAGGACCCTGATGAGTCATTTTTGG ACAGTCATGACGTTTTTACCACTATTGTTGTGTCGTAAACGGGCTCACATTGTCGGTGTAACTCCAGTTGTATCGAACGAAGACGCGTACCATGGTTCTAGAGCAGCGATAGCTG GTCTTATGGAAAGTCTCTGGGAAGTATTAGGCAATCACAGCGGTCAGCTAACATTCCTCGCGTTCTCGCCAATCGCACAATGCAG AACGTTGAAGCAAAGCGAGGAACGGATAGCTCGTAATATTGTGCGAGCAGTCAGAACGGATCAGAGCACTTTAAATAGCAGCTGGATCTCCAGATTTTTATATCAAACAAG TTGCGTGATTCACTATGGAATAACGTTGCTCACACAATGGATCCATTCCCACCGATGCGGCGATTCTCGATAA
- the Nab2 gene encoding nuclear polyadenosine RNA-binding 2 isoform X3: MHRADSSAIRAKLLELGVRYDEELPDYILVMVVNKKSRQQMHEDLYLFLESCTTPFVDWLHDQVLKKLQKVTVAKKKSLREFVPMVVVKQEEERKKKKACTTSFLEDQAANQTPDKTSNKSLKDDKSFHKQNTKASISSQKLDTSQNKNIDKSVRNTNNENKSDGTPNHISHQSVVKKTQTNDSQSISINKEVSTIETFNSKVGESHTNTKLDDKSSRNLKRPLDTTNNHKDGSEKKQSEVKRSKIEENGESTTEDNAKKLKSCVNKPKVTSVVSVKNRLGVVSPRKKFEVHRERTDSESRYRQNEKHLEKHRLDSNRSTNFQRGRNFDADERLKRSRDIELKHNDSDKISNIKTRLGNTKIDKISKSIELKEKANSNVKSRSVEKMTGTIKDRLGIGHTNKPSKQPGNKEAMEFKSKLLEQDRDTSVINKNIKNRLGPLKNNFKPIGIKSNFSSSIRKSQSSEDDDYLNLGAEEELDDDAQSVGNSGPIKSHIIAVNKPMPIKSDRKRLKPLEKMNKESSDIEDIEETKIPSKVIVTPRPLKPLQPAQKRATQSLLLRAVAEANQSVVTQKNPEPSLLDKKQMLKRLKPAAARDVGQTLSVHLNSNKRLVMEKIQVELNTDIAEAKSSPYVPQPVSEEHMGVIMSLFQRSDDNQKFLVTLNGYNNNLVNEKTMSDDDERLEMEVVSNDSQLMVNEDDELALSTIQNDIYVQNESETSVFQITEAEEEGDVKERTDESNENCNTENVEKTEEPPRRRRKLSPIIYNRSHSPSPAELKTNTLITNSVLTKRLEKKTLTENPVTVIDKSKEKCRYWPNCTLGNKCSYLHPVVMCSAFPACKFGDKCAYKHPKCKFGLSCTKLGCVFSHPAQQCKYHPFCTKPACPYSHPMPVAAESSSQRAKFTWRRRD; encoded by the exons ATGCATCGTGCCGATTCA AGTGCAATTCGTGCTAAACTATTGGAATTAGGAGTACGATATGATGAGGAATTACCAGATTATATTTTAGTGATGGTCGTAAACAAAAAGTCCCGTCAGCAGATGCACGAGGACTTGTATTTGTTTTTGGAAAGTTGTACAACCCCGTTTGTAGATTGGTTACATGACCAAGTATTGAAAAAGTTACAAAAGGTTACTGTAGCTAAAAAGAAATCATTAAGAGAGTTTGTACCTATGGTTGTGGTTAAACAAGAAgaggaaaggaaaaagaaaaaagcgtGTACAACTTCCTTCTTGGAAGATCAAGCTGCTAATCAAACGCCTGACAAGACTTCAAATAAAAGCTTAAAGGATGACAAATCATTCCACAAGCAGAACACAAAAGCATCCATATCTAGTCAAAAATTGGATACAAGtcaaaacaaaaatatagaTAAATCTGTAAGAAAtacaaataatgaaaataaatcagATGGTACTCCTAATCATATTTCTCATCAGTCTGTAGTAAAAAAAACACAGACAAACGACAGCCAAAGTATCAGTATCAATAAAGAAGTATCTACCATTGAAACTTTTAACAGTAAAGTTGGAGAATCCCATACCAATACAAAATTGGATGATAAATCGTCTAGAAATCTTAAAAGACCATTAGATACGACGAATAATCATAAAGATGGTTCAGAGAAAAAACAAAGCGAAGTAAAAAGATCAAAAATTGAGGAGAATGGTGAAAGTACAACAGAAGATAATGCAAAGAAATTGAAGTCTTGCGTGAATAAGCCAAAAGTCACCTCTGTTGTTTCTGTTAAAAATCGTTTGGGAGTGGTATCTCCTAGGAAGAAATTTGAAGTTCACAGAGAAAGAACAGACAGCGAAAGCAGATATAGACAGAATGAAAAACATCTTGAAAAACATAGATTAGACAGTAATCGTAGTACTAATTTTCAGAGGGGAAGAAATTTTGACGCTGACGAACGATTAAAAAGAAGTCGCGATATCGAGTTGAAACACAATGATTCCgataaaattagtaatattaagACTCGACTAGGAAAtactaaaattgataaaatttctaaaagtaTTGAGTTAAAAGAGAAGGCGAATTCTAATGTAAAGTCAAGATCGGTAGAGAAGATGACAGGTACTATTAAAGATCGTTTAGGGATCGGACATACCAATAAACCATCGAAACAGCCAGGAAATAAAGAGGCTATGGAATTTAAAAGTAAACTCTTAGAACAGGACCGTGATACTTCAGtcatcaataaaaatataaagaatagaTTGGGACCATTaaagaataatttcaagccaATAGGCattaaaagtaatttttctTCGTCGATTAGAAAATCTCAAAGTAGCGAAGACGACGATTACCTCAATTTGGGCGCGGAGGAAGAATTGGACGATGATGCACAATCTGTGGGAAATTCTGGTCCTATTAAATCCCATATAATAGCTGTAAATAAACCTATGCCAATCAAAAGTGAcagaaaacgattaaaaccattAGAGAAAATGAATAAAGAATCAAGTGACATAGAAGATATCGAAGAAACTAAGATACccagtaaagtaattgtaacaCCAAGGCCATTGAAACCATTGCAACCTGCACAAAAACGGGCTACACAGTCACTTTTATTAAGAGCTGTTGCAGAAGCAAATCAGTCTGTGGTTACACAAAAAAATCCAGAGCCATCTTTATTG GATAAAAAACAAATGTTAAAACGCCTTAAACCTGCTGCTGCAAGAGATGTAGGCCAAACTTTGTCGGTACATCTCAATTCCAATAAGAGATTAGTAATGGAAAAAATCCAAGTAGAATTAAATACAGATATCGCAGAAGCAAAATCAAGTCCTT ATGTACCGCAACCAGTTTCCGAGGAGCATATGGGAGTCATAATGTCGTTATTTCAAAGGAGCGACGATAATCAGAAATTTTTAGTTACATTGAacggatataacaacaatcttGTGAACGAAAAAACTATGTCTGATGACGATGAACGTTTGGAGATGGAGGTAGTTAGTAACGACAGTCAGTTAATG GTAAACGAAGACGATGAACTTGCACTTTCAACAATTCAAAATGATATATATGTCCAAAATGAATCAGAAACGTCTGTTTTTCAAATAAcagaagcagaagaagaaggTGATGTGAAGGAAAGAACGGACGAAAGTAATGAAAATTGCAACACCGAAAATGTCGAGAAAACCGAAGAACCACCGAGAAGGAGAAGAAAATTAAGCCCAATCATTTATAACCGATCCCATTCGCCAAGTCCCGCAGAATTAAAGACTAACACGTTAATAACAAATTCAGTATTGACAAAAC gtttagaaaaaaaaacattaacgGAGAATCCAGTGACTGTTATAGATAAATCCAAGGAAAAGTGTAGATACTGGCCAAATTGTACATTAGGAAATAAATGCTCGTATCTTCATCCTGTTGTTATGTGCAG CGCGTTCCCGGCCTGCAAGTTTGGAGACAAATGTGCTTACAAACATCCCAAATGTAAATTCGGCTTATCTTGCACAAAATTGGGGTGCGTGTTCTCTCATCCCGCTCAGCAATGCAAATATCATCCTTTTTGCACGAAACCGGCCTGTCCATATTCGCATCCCATGCCGGTAGCTGCGGAATCTTCAAGTCAAAGGGCCAAATTTACTTGGCGTAGACGAGATTGA
- the firl gene encoding firelighter encodes MFNIMSIFKSGHLHLLYDLFRLSARIGVAMIIATFKMVLPCRTKNLLGETVLITGAGHGIGRELAIQLASLGCIVVCWDIDVEANRSTISAISQKGGEGYGFVIDTSKKIEVQETVRLMKKSGIPDVSILINNAAVLYHRPFLKQDSDIIEKTFNVNVLSNFWTIEAFLPSMIQNGKGHVVCMCSMCGIYGVSQKVTYCSSKFAVRGLMEALLEEFRLDSKTSNIRFTTVYPFYVDTGLARDPKYRFPYIFGAVSPEYAAKEVIKAIRRNYTEYSIPRCLLTLNAINRIVPENVMRLILDFLGDVERKQKEALISCESDALK; translated from the exons atgtttaatattatgagcaTCTTTAAATCCGGTCATTTGCATCTACTATACGATCTCTTCCGGTTATCGGCAAGGATTGGTGTCGCTATGATAATTGCTACGTTTAAAATGGTTTTACCTTGTCGAACGAAGAATTTGTTAGGCGAAACAGTGttg aTTACCGGTGCTGGGCATGGGATTGGCCGTGAATTGGCGATTCAATTAGCTTCGTTAGGTTGTATAGTTGTTTGTTGGGATATTGATGTTGAAGCAAATCGGTCAACAATTAGCGCAATATCACAGAAGGGTGGAGAA GGATACGGTTTCGTCATTGACACATCGAAAAAAATCGAGGTACAAGAAACCGTACGATTGATGAAAAAGTCAGGTATACCGGATGTGTCCATCTTAATTAATAACGCTGCCGTGTTATATCATCGCCCTTTCCTAAAACAAGATTCAGATATCATAGAGAAGACCTTCAATGTCAATGTTTTGTCAAATTTCTGG ACAATCGAAGCTTTCCTACCGAGCATGATACAAAATGGAAAAGGACATGTTGTATGTATGTGCAGCATGTGCGGTATATACGGGGTGTCTCAAAAAGTAACGTACTGCTCGTCGAAGTTCGCGGTTAGAG GATTAATGGAGGCTCTTCTGGAGGAGTTTAGATTAGATTCTAAGACTTCTAATATACGATTCACCACTGTATACCCGTTTTATGTTGATACTGGCCTAGCTAGGGATCCAAAATACAG ATTTCCGTACATATTCGGGGCAGTATCCCCAGAATACGCGGCGAAAGAAGTAATCAAAGCGATAAGAAGAAATTATACCGAATATTCTATACCAAGATGCCTTCTTACGTTAAACGCCATTAATAG AATCGTCCCTGAAAACGTGATGAGACTTATTCTGGATTTTCTGGGAGATGTAGAACGAAAACAAAAGGAAGCACTCATTTCTTGCGAAAGTGACGCGTTAAAGTGA
- the LOC100876848 gene encoding short-chain dehydrogenase/reductase family 16C member 6 isoform X3 encodes MKGMAWLSLFKNIQAHQSSSNRSDCQDAMLFTTDKSLMVNPKMEYPSTNFWVFFTVEFLMGVLLSGFLAILKIVKSSLPKPPRDLTGDVVVIAGATSSLGESLAGEFARNRCTVVCMDNDSKLVDETVCRLQKNYHAIQEIPPKHKTDDSLEHDATIIPYRCDLLDKNDIRRTAEKIKEDVGRVDILITCVGNPNQDIFDTASRTLMSHFWTVMTFLPLLLCRKRAHIVGVTPVVSNEDAYHGSRAAIAGLMESLWEVLGNHSGQLTFLAFSPIAQCRN; translated from the exons ATGAAGGGGATGGCATGGCTCAGCTTATTCAAGAATATTCAAGCGCATCAGTCAAGTTCAAACCGTTCGGACTGTCAA gACGCGATGCTGTTTACGACAGATAAATCACTGATGGTAAATCCGAAAATGGAATATCCTTCGACGAACTTCTGGGTATTTTTCACTGTTGAATTTTTGATGGGCGTGCTTCTATCTGGTTTTTTAGCTATTCTCAAAATAGTGAAGTCATCGTTGCCAAAACCGCCGAGGGATTTGACCGGAGATGTAGTCGTG ATAGCAGGCGCCACATCGTCTCTTGGTGAATCACTCGCGGGAGAATTCGCGAGGAATCGGTGCACCGTGGTTTGCATGGATAATGACTCGAAATTGGTAGATGAAACAGTCTGCAGACTACAAAAAAATTATCACGCGATTCAGGAAATTCCGCCTAAACACAAAACAGACGATTCATTGGAGCATGATGCAACGATTATACCTTATCGCTGTGACTTACTGGACAAAAATGATATACGAAGAACAGCGGAAAAGATCAAGGAAGACGTTGGAAGAGTCGATATCTTAATTACCTGTGTTGGTAATCCTAATCAGGATATCTTTGATACGGCTAGCAGGACCCTGATGAGTCATTTTTGG ACAGTCATGACGTTTTTACCACTATTGTTGTGTCGTAAACGGGCTCACATTGTCGGTGTAACTCCAGTTGTATCGAACGAAGACGCGTACCATGGTTCTAGAGCAGCGATAGCTG GTCTTATGGAAAGTCTCTGGGAAGTATTAGGCAATCACAGCGGTCAGCTAACATTCCTCGCGTTCTCGCCAATCGCACAATGCAG aaattaa
- the LOC100876848 gene encoding estradiol 17-beta-dehydrogenase 11 isoform X1 has protein sequence MKGMAWLSLFKNIQAHQSSSNRSDCQDAMLFTTDKSLMVNPKMEYPSTNFWVFFTVEFLMGVLLSGFLAILKIVKSSLPKPPRDLTGDVVVIAGATSSLGESLAGEFARNRCTVVCMDNDSKLVDETVCRLQKNYHAIQEIPPKHKTDDSLEHDATIIPYRCDLLDKNDIRRTAEKIKEDVGRVDILITCVGNPNQDIFDTASRTLMSHFWTVMTFLPLLLCRKRAHIVGVTPVVSNEDAYHGSRAAIAGLMESLWEVLGNHSGQLTFLAFSPIAQCRTLKQSEERIARNIVRAVRTDQSTLNSSWISRFLYQTSCVIHYGITLLTQWIHSHRCGDSR, from the exons ATGAAGGGGATGGCATGGCTCAGCTTATTCAAGAATATTCAAGCGCATCAGTCAAGTTCAAACCGTTCGGACTGTCAA gACGCGATGCTGTTTACGACAGATAAATCACTGATGGTAAATCCGAAAATGGAATATCCTTCGACGAACTTCTGGGTATTTTTCACTGTTGAATTTTTGATGGGCGTGCTTCTATCTGGTTTTTTAGCTATTCTCAAAATAGTGAAGTCATCGTTGCCAAAACCGCCGAGGGATTTGACCGGAGATGTAGTCGTG ATAGCAGGCGCCACATCGTCTCTTGGTGAATCACTCGCGGGAGAATTCGCGAGGAATCGGTGCACCGTGGTTTGCATGGATAATGACTCGAAATTGGTAGATGAAACAGTCTGCAGACTACAAAAAAATTATCACGCGATTCAGGAAATTCCGCCTAAACACAAAACAGACGATTCATTGGAGCATGATGCAACGATTATACCTTATCGCTGTGACTTACTGGACAAAAATGATATACGAAGAACAGCGGAAAAGATCAAGGAAGACGTTGGAAGAGTCGATATCTTAATTACCTGTGTTGGTAATCCTAATCAGGATATCTTTGATACGGCTAGCAGGACCCTGATGAGTCATTTTTGG ACAGTCATGACGTTTTTACCACTATTGTTGTGTCGTAAACGGGCTCACATTGTCGGTGTAACTCCAGTTGTATCGAACGAAGACGCGTACCATGGTTCTAGAGCAGCGATAGCTG GTCTTATGGAAAGTCTCTGGGAAGTATTAGGCAATCACAGCGGTCAGCTAACATTCCTCGCGTTCTCGCCAATCGCACAATGCAG AACGTTGAAGCAAAGCGAGGAACGGATAGCTCGTAATATTGTGCGAGCAGTCAGAACGGATCAGAGCACTTTAAATAGCAGCTGGATCTCCAGATTTTTATATCAAACAAG TTGCGTGATTCACTATGGAATAACGTTGCTCACACAATGGATCCATTCCCACCGATGCGGCGATTCTCGATAA